The Natrinema saccharevitans genome includes the window TCGGTGTCACCGCGTGCGACCGCCCGCGGCAGGTCCGAAACGCGGTCCTCGAGGCGCCTCCCCGCGTCCTGCCAGGCGTCGGCGAGGTCGGGATCGGTGTCGTGCCACTCGGCGAACACCTCGCGCGTCTGGAGTCCGACCCAACCGTCGTACAGCGCCGCGGCGACCTGATAGGTACCGTTCGGATCCAGTTCGACCGCCCGATCGAGGTCGGGATAGGAGTCCTGGAAGAAGTCGAGGAAGTGTTCCGGAACGCCGAGATCGAGTTGGACCAGTGCCTCGGCGACCAGGAAATCGAGGAAAGCGTCGGGCGAGCCCTCGACGCGCGGTTTGACCAGCACGAGCGGCGGCTCGGTCTGGCGGGTCCAGGCGACGCTACCGTCTCCTGGCATCCCGATCGTCAACTCCGAACTCGCGTAGCGAGCGAGCAGCGTCGGCGCGTCCTCGGGCAGCCACGCCGCCGGGTAGCTCGCGGGCTCGAGCGAGTCGACGAGCAGCCCGAGGTCCTCCGCGAGTGCCGGGTCCAGCGTCTCGAAGTCGCGTTCGCAGTCGTGGACCCGGACGTCGGGTGCGTGGCTCTCGCGGACGGCGTCGACCGCCGCCGAGAGCGCACGGGCCTCGAACATCAGGCGAGTGCGGTCTGGAAGACGAGCAGGATCGACAGCAGCGCCGATACTCCGACCGTCGCGAGAACGACCTTGGTTGCGGTACTCATGTTCGAGGGGT containing:
- a CDS encoding DUF7089 family protein translates to MFEARALSAAVDAVRESHAPDVRVHDCERDFETLDPALAEDLGLLVDSLEPASYPAAWLPEDAPTLLARYASSELTIGMPGDGSVAWTRQTEPPLVLVKPRVEGSPDAFLDFLVAEALVQLDLGVPEHFLDFFQDSYPDLDRAVELDPNGTYQVAAALYDGWVGLQTREVFAEWHDTDPDLADAWQDAGRRLEDRVSDLPRAVARGDTDFADATELACAAIKHAIELPAPFAALDTQAYLDYGPEYAIQWAEKTFASLEE